One region of Streptomyces capillispiralis genomic DNA includes:
- a CDS encoding CHAT domain-containing protein: MGTGSGAAGGDEDAPSEEGHVPDLAREFAAASRRHGGPPEQVWDELADTYGAEFGRLQERGFAEAAVVARLRALDLTPYDHQDRGPRLEDLARDALEAYERFAERKHGHLALAAVRSALTVVGGERAPLHELAGHVLLARFEFAHGPGDDEPPERQPEGLLAGSRTGDLNAYPRTPGPEETDPAGTRDVRDPRDLAEALRHYRRAAGLAQSGPEHARYLSSLGNALLFAYEHDGGDDTLEEAVRCLAGAAEGTPAAAPARHAVTGNYANALCTRFGRYGDPADLDRAYEAVAEAYRLTGPDHPAGPLWATILGNVLVMRFGERGRPEDLREGVRVLAAAVERTPGDHPDLVMRLRHLGVAYAEVFWLDGDLDLLDRAIGTLRHAVGAAGSDHPETATLNGSLGNSLLLRFQRRGHPHDLEEAVEHLRRATTLGPPGDPHRDLWTGNLASALEQRFGLAGDPADLDAAVDGYRRSVEAAADGHRDTAVRRAHLGLIMVLRFEVHGAFTDLDAGVRLMAEALDGLPPSGLVRGQYHANLATALHTRFVHLGNRPDLDAALRHTEAALTMLPAGSADRVGCLNNQATLLTTRYAHTGDTADLQRAGAVLDEAVGSLAEGETARAALAQNRAQVLLQAHLAGAREGSGETALLDRAWADLETALSVGGRMASDQAMTLELQGAVLLQRYEAAADPDDLRRAEEVLEQAVARLGDTLGDTRRAMARHRLAVAQRAQGKLALSRATGLSMLADRAWDVLLQSGTDDGLLAARRAAETATQVLHWCLEDRAPQDAVAAAESARALVLLAGSASATVPELLDEAGEPGLAEAWRQASRRNTARRFVRLPHAAGSPADGLTLAGAGPGGGTGARAGGVPGSQGDGTETPGVVPITVGGASPGDLPVVPDDVRHRALEVVYRHVGGEAAAPLVRAPSDIRIGKALARLGADGLVYLVAGEEGGSGWALLVRPDGSGRILPLRGLVRTGPLAAFLSAHDAHVTAGTDGDRIRSRAAWRSALHAACDWAWPAVVSPVLEEFGRETGGDHAPRRGRADGAAAGNCPRLYLVPTGPLGLVPWHAARRPDPGRPGQYRYAVQDAAFSYAASGRELIQAADRRCAGGDGAALVVQDPTGDLVHARREAEGVRAGWPGPVTLLGGQGAADAYPATPNRVLSALPGRGSVPCALLHLACHGALVQPPTASHLLLAGGQRLTVRRLLAPRLQRPLQRSKRGGQEPGPLAVLSACATGVTSGDYDEALSLATAFLAGGASAVVGSLWLVDDRRTADLMLDFHRRLRERDMAAADALREAQLAALRTPRDAPLTAADGCGSGKESRGTDDTDPADPYVWAAFIHHGRGELMAPEPHEGEPAQSPDDGTAPVTPSAPGERIFPTRRAPAEMEHWQCPDPQCTHQALGDDEGPFEDECCPVHPALALERME; this comes from the coding sequence ATGGGGACGGGCAGCGGGGCCGCAGGTGGGGACGAGGACGCGCCGTCGGAGGAGGGACATGTTCCGGATCTGGCAAGGGAGTTCGCCGCCGCGTCGCGCCGGCACGGCGGCCCGCCCGAGCAGGTGTGGGACGAACTGGCCGACACGTACGGGGCGGAGTTCGGGCGGCTTCAGGAGAGGGGATTCGCCGAGGCGGCGGTCGTCGCCCGCCTGCGGGCGCTGGACCTGACGCCGTACGACCACCAGGACCGCGGCCCCCGACTGGAGGACCTCGCGCGGGACGCCCTCGAGGCGTACGAGCGGTTCGCCGAGCGGAAGCACGGTCACCTCGCCCTGGCAGCGGTGCGCAGCGCCCTGACCGTGGTGGGCGGAGAGCGGGCACCCCTCCACGAGCTGGCCGGGCACGTGCTGCTCGCACGATTCGAGTTCGCGCACGGCCCGGGGGATGACGAACCGCCCGAGCGGCAGCCCGAGGGGCTGCTCGCCGGATCCCGCACGGGGGACCTGAACGCGTATCCCCGCACGCCCGGCCCGGAGGAGACGGATCCGGCAGGGACCCGCGACGTGCGTGATCCGCGCGACCTGGCCGAAGCGCTGCGGCACTACCGCCGGGCGGCCGGTCTGGCGCAGTCCGGCCCGGAACACGCCCGGTACCTCAGCAGTCTGGGCAACGCCCTGCTGTTCGCGTACGAGCACGACGGCGGGGACGACACCCTCGAGGAGGCGGTGCGCTGCCTGGCGGGCGCCGCCGAAGGGACGCCGGCCGCCGCCCCCGCACGCCACGCCGTCACCGGCAACTACGCCAACGCGCTGTGCACCCGGTTCGGGCGGTACGGCGATCCGGCGGACCTGGACCGGGCGTACGAGGCCGTCGCCGAGGCGTACCGGCTGACCGGGCCGGACCACCCTGCCGGCCCCCTGTGGGCCACCATCCTCGGCAACGTCCTGGTGATGCGGTTCGGTGAGCGCGGCCGTCCGGAGGACCTGCGGGAGGGCGTGAGGGTCCTCGCGGCGGCGGTGGAGCGCACCCCGGGCGACCACCCGGACCTGGTCATGCGGCTGCGCCACCTCGGCGTGGCGTACGCGGAGGTCTTCTGGCTCGACGGCGACCTGGACCTCCTCGACCGGGCGATCGGCACCCTGCGCCACGCCGTGGGCGCGGCCGGCTCCGATCACCCGGAGACCGCGACGCTCAACGGAAGCCTCGGCAACAGCCTGCTGCTGCGGTTCCAGCGGCGCGGCCACCCGCACGACCTCGAGGAGGCGGTGGAACACCTGCGCCGCGCCACCACCCTCGGCCCGCCGGGCGACCCGCACCGGGACCTGTGGACCGGCAACCTCGCCTCCGCCCTGGAACAGCGCTTCGGGCTGGCCGGCGACCCCGCGGACCTGGACGCGGCCGTCGACGGCTACCGGCGATCCGTCGAGGCCGCCGCCGACGGGCACCGCGACACAGCGGTCCGTAGAGCCCACCTCGGGCTGATCATGGTGCTGCGCTTCGAGGTCCACGGGGCGTTTACGGACCTGGACGCGGGTGTCCGCCTCATGGCCGAGGCGCTCGACGGGCTGCCTCCGAGCGGACTCGTCCGCGGCCAGTACCACGCCAACCTCGCGACCGCCCTGCACACTCGCTTCGTCCACCTGGGGAACCGGCCCGACCTGGATGCGGCGCTCCGGCACACCGAAGCGGCCCTGACCATGCTGCCGGCCGGCTCCGCGGACCGGGTCGGCTGCCTCAACAACCAGGCCACACTCCTCACCACCCGGTACGCCCACACCGGGGACACCGCCGATCTGCAGCGGGCCGGAGCCGTGCTCGACGAGGCCGTGGGCTCGCTCGCGGAGGGCGAGACGGCCAGGGCGGCGCTCGCACAGAACCGGGCCCAGGTGCTGCTGCAGGCCCACCTCGCCGGGGCGCGGGAGGGATCCGGGGAGACGGCACTGCTGGACCGGGCCTGGGCGGACCTGGAGACGGCGCTGAGCGTCGGGGGCCGCATGGCGTCCGACCAGGCGATGACACTCGAACTGCAGGGAGCAGTGCTCCTGCAGCGGTACGAGGCGGCCGCCGATCCCGACGATCTCCGCCGCGCGGAGGAGGTGCTCGAGCAAGCCGTCGCCCGGCTCGGCGACACCCTCGGCGACACGCGGCGGGCCATGGCACGGCATCGGCTCGCGGTGGCCCAGCGCGCCCAGGGCAAGCTTGCGCTCAGCCGTGCCACCGGGCTGAGCATGCTGGCCGACCGGGCCTGGGACGTGCTGCTGCAGTCCGGGACGGACGATGGGCTGCTGGCCGCCCGGCGGGCGGCGGAGACCGCCACCCAGGTCCTGCACTGGTGCCTGGAGGACCGCGCGCCGCAGGACGCGGTGGCCGCGGCCGAGTCCGCGCGGGCGCTCGTGCTGTTGGCGGGCAGCGCGTCCGCCACCGTGCCGGAGCTGCTGGACGAGGCCGGTGAACCCGGACTCGCCGAAGCCTGGCGACAGGCTTCCCGGCGGAACACGGCCCGCAGGTTCGTCCGCCTCCCGCACGCTGCGGGCTCCCCGGCCGACGGCCTCACCTTGGCGGGCGCGGGTCCGGGAGGGGGCACAGGCGCGCGGGCGGGCGGCGTCCCGGGCTCGCAAGGCGACGGCACGGAGACACCCGGCGTCGTCCCGATCACCGTCGGCGGCGCCTCTCCTGGGGACCTGCCCGTCGTCCCCGACGACGTGCGGCACCGGGCGCTGGAGGTGGTGTACCGCCACGTCGGCGGCGAAGCGGCGGCGCCTTTGGTACGTGCCCCCTCCGACATCCGTATCGGCAAGGCGCTCGCGCGACTCGGCGCGGACGGACTGGTCTATCTCGTCGCCGGTGAGGAGGGCGGCTCCGGTTGGGCGCTGCTCGTACGACCCGACGGAAGCGGCCGCATCCTCCCTCTCCGGGGACTCGTCCGGACGGGACCGCTCGCCGCCTTCCTGAGCGCACACGACGCCCACGTGACCGCCGGGACCGACGGTGACCGCATCCGGTCGAGAGCCGCGTGGCGTTCCGCCCTGCACGCGGCGTGCGACTGGGCCTGGCCCGCCGTCGTGAGCCCGGTCCTCGAGGAGTTCGGCCGGGAAACCGGCGGAGACCACGCACCGCGTCGCGGTCGCGCCGACGGCGCGGCAGCGGGGAACTGCCCCCGGCTCTACCTGGTTCCCACCGGGCCGCTCGGACTCGTGCCCTGGCACGCCGCGCGCAGGCCGGACCCCGGCAGGCCCGGCCAGTACCGGTACGCGGTGCAGGACGCCGCCTTCTCGTACGCGGCCTCGGGCCGCGAGCTGATCCAGGCAGCCGACCGACGGTGTGCGGGAGGGGACGGCGCCGCGCTCGTCGTACAGGACCCCACCGGCGACCTGGTGCACGCCCGCAGGGAGGCCGAAGGCGTCCGGGCAGGCTGGCCCGGGCCCGTCACGCTCCTGGGCGGCCAGGGCGCCGCCGACGCGTACCCGGCCACACCGAACCGCGTCCTGTCGGCCCTCCCCGGCCGGGGCTCCGTTCCGTGCGCCCTGCTGCATCTGGCGTGCCACGGAGCCCTCGTCCAGCCGCCGACCGCATCCCATCTGCTGCTCGCGGGCGGACAGCGGCTGACCGTCCGCCGTCTGCTGGCGCCCCGGCTCCAGCGCCCGCTCCAACGGTCCAAGCGGGGAGGACAGGAACCCGGGCCCCTGGCGGTCCTGTCCGCCTGCGCCACGGGGGTCACCTCCGGGGACTACGACGAGGCGCTGAGCCTGGCCACCGCCTTCCTCGCCGGTGGCGCGTCCGCCGTCGTCGGCTCCCTCTGGCTCGTCGACGACCGGCGCACCGCCGACCTCATGCTGGACTTCCACCGGCGGTTGCGGGAGCGGGACATGGCTGCCGCCGACGCCTTGCGGGAGGCGCAGCTCGCCGCGCTGCGCACGCCCCGAGACGCGCCCCTGACGGCGGCGGATGGGTGCGGCTCCGGGAAGGAGAGCCGCGGGACCGACGACACCGACCCCGCCGATCCCTATGTGTGGGCAGCCTTCATCCACCACGGCAGAGGAGAACTCATGGCACCGGAGCCGCACGAGGGCGAACCGGCGCAGAGCCCCGACGACGGCACCGCGCCGGTCACCCCGTCCGCCCCGGGCGAGCGGATCTTTCCGACCCGGCGCGCCCCGGCGGAGATGGAGCACTGGCAGTGCCCGGACCCCCAGTGCACGCACCAGGCGCTGGGCGACGACGAAGGCCCGTTCGAGGACGAGTGCTGTCCCGTCCACCCCGCTCTCGCCCTCGAACGCATGGAATGA